In a single window of the Magnolia sinica isolate HGM2019 chromosome 7, MsV1, whole genome shotgun sequence genome:
- the LOC131252179 gene encoding beta-galactosidase 15-like: MGHLGTGLLFLVLSCLSYSPSIATQVSHDGRALTIDGQRRLIISGSIHYPRSTAEMWPDLIQKAKDGGLNAIETYVFWNIHEPRRREYNFQGNRDLIRFIKTVHQAGLYFILRIGPYACAEWNYGGLPVWLHQMEGIQLRTDNQIFKDEMQSFTAHIVNMVKEENLLAHQGGPIILTQIENEFGNVMGPYGAAGKKYVEWCAKMADSLNVGVPWIMCQQADAPQPMINTCNGFYCHNFKPNNANSPKMWTENWTGWFKAWGGRDPHRAAEDVSNAVALFFKNGGTLQNYYMYHGGTNFGRTSGGPYITTSYDYDAPLDEYGNLRQPKWGHLKALHLVLLSMENALVYGDVTTTDYGHGATATMYKPANGTAGCFLANQNGTTDVLITFQGLQYLVPAWSVSILPDCKNNVYNTAKIQAQTSIMVKKPNAAENEPAQLIWQWRAEKIKDTLKGQHGSFTSTQLLEQKMATGDTSDYLWYMTSVHMSKSDPIYSKHMTLRVNTTGHVLHAFFNGKHVGSQFGKNGNYRFVLEAPVTVKPKKNDITLLSATVGLANYGAFFDLVPAGIVGGPIELVGNGNVSKDLSASQWSYKIGLNGYAQEVYSENPKHDPKWTTEALPLNRRMTWYKTTFKPPLGEEPVVVDLLGMGKGEAWVNGQSIGRFWPTFKAPSDGCGNCDYRGTYDPKRCTTGCGEPTQRWYHVPRSFLRSSDNTLILFEEMGGNPTQVNFQTVTVGTVCGTITERNTVELSCQGDRTISQIQFASYGDPQGKCGSFKKGICESSDAFSAIQKACVGKTSCLISADDTTLGWTTCRGVENRLAVQAVCS, encoded by the exons ATGGGCCATTTGGGAACTGGGCTCCTTTTTCTAGTTCTATCATGCCTATCTTATTCTCCATCCATCGCGACACAAGTGTCTCATGATGGGCGGGCCCTCACGATCGATGGTCAGCGAAGGTTGATCATCTCCGGTTCGATCCACTATCCGCGTAGCACGGCGGAG ATGTGGCCCGATCTGATCCAGAAGGCGAAGGACGGTGGGCTCAACGCAATCGAAACGTACGTTTTCTGGAACATCCATGAGCCACGTCGTCGTGAG TATAATTTCCAGGGCAATCGTGACCTGATTAGGTTCATCAAGACCGTCCATCAAGCCGGGTTATATTTCATTCTTAGAATTGGACCTTATGCCTGCGCTGAATGGAATTACGg AGGACTTCCTGTTTGGCTACACCAGATGGAAGGAATTCAGTTGAGAACTGATAATCAGATATTCAAG gATGAAATGCAAAGTTTCACTGCTCATATAGTGAACATGGTTAAGGAAGAGAATCTACTggcccatcaaggtgggcccatcatccTCACACAG ATCGAGAATGAATTCGGAAATGTAATGGGCCCATACGGTGCTGCTGGGAAAAAATACGTCGAGTGGTGTGCGAAAATGGCGGATTCCCTTAATGTTGGGGTCCCATGGATCATGTGCCAACAAGCTGATGCACCACAACCAATG ATCAACACATGCAATGGATTTTACTGTCACAATTTCAAGCCAAACAATGCAAATAGTCCGAAAATGTGGACTGAGAATTGGACCGGCTG GTTTAAAGCATGGGGTGGAAGAGACCCACATAGGGCTGCTGAAGATGTGTCCAATGCAGTTGCACTATTCTTCAAAAACGGTGGCACTTTGCAAAACTACTACATG TACCATGGAGGAACCAATTTCGGccgtacatcaggtgggccatacataacAACATCTTATGATTATGATGCTCCGCTTGATGAATATGGTAATTTGAGACAACCCAAGTGGGGCCATTTGAAGGCACTTCATTTAGTTCTTTTATCGATGGAGAATGCGCTTGTCTATGGTGATGTAACGACCACTGATTATGGACATGGTGCAACG GCGACAATGTATAAACCCGCCAATGGAACTGCCGGATGTTTCTTGGCTAATCAGAATGGTACGACTGACGTCCTGATCACCTTCCAAGGCCTCCAATATCTTGTGCCAGCATGGTCTGTTAGCATTCTTCCTGATTGTAAGAATAATGTCTACAATACAGCAAAG ATTCAAGCCCAGACATCTATTATGGTGAAGAAGCCTAATGCAGCTGAAAATGAACCGGCCCAGCTGATCTGGCAATGGCGGGCTGAGAAGATCAAGGATACATTGAAAGGGCAACATGGCTCCTTCACCTCTACACAACTTCTAGAACAAAAGATGGCTACTGGTGACACTAGTGACTATTTGTGGTACATGACAAG TGTACATATGAGCAAGAGCGATCCTATCTATAGCAAACATATGACATTACGTGTAAATACAACCGGACATGTTCTTCATGCATTCTTCAATGGAAAGCACGTCG GATCACAATTTGGGAAAAATGGAAATTACAGATTTGTCCTTGAGGCGCCCGTCACCGTAAAACCCAAGAAAAATGATATTACCTTACTCAGCGCCACCGTTGGATTAGCG AATTACGGTGCATTCTTCGACTTGGTTCCGGCCGGAATAGTAGGTGGGCCAATTGAATTGGTGGGAAATGGCAATGTTTCAAAGGATTTATCTGCAAgccagtggagctataag ATCGGATTGAATGGCTATGCCCAAGAAGTCTACAGTGAGAATCCTAAACATGATCCCAAATGGACCACAGAAGCTCTTCCTCTTAATAGGAGGATGACTTGGTACAAG ACAACCTTCAAGCCTCCTCTTGGAGAAGAGCCTGTGGTGGTGGACTTACTAGGGATGGGAAAGGGAGAAGCATGGGTGAACGGCCAGAGCATCGGCCGATTCTGGCCCACCTTCAAAGCCCCATCGGACGGCTGTGGGAATTGCGATTACCGTGGGACTTATGATCCGAAAAGATGCACGACCGGATGCGGAGAGCCCACCCAGAGATG GTACCATGTGCCGCGATCGTTCCTGAGGTCGAGCGATAACACGTTGATTTTGTTCGAGGAAATGGGAGGGAATCCAACGCAGGTGAATTTCCAGACAGTAACGGTTGGGACAGTTTGTGGGACGATCACTGAGCGGAATACAGTAGAATTATCGTGTCAGGGCGACCGGACCATCTCTCAGATCCAGTTCGCCAGTTACGGAGACCCACAGGGCAAGTGCGGATCCTTCAAGAAAGGCATATGCGAGTCCAGCGATGCCTTTTCGGCCATTCAGAAG GCATGTGTGGGAAAAACAAGCTGCTTGATCAGCGCGGATGATACTACGTTGGGTTGGACCACATGCCGCGGCGTCGAAAATAGGCTGGCCGTGCAGGCTGTTTGTTCATGA
- the LOC131252181 gene encoding beta-galactosidase 15-like, protein MVRIEMGHLGSGLLFLVLSCLSYSPSIATQVSHDGRALTIDGQRRLILSGSIHYPRSTAEMWPDLIQKAKDGGLNAIETYVFWNIHEPRRREYNFQGNRDLIRFIKTVHQAGLYFILRIGPYACAEWNYGGFPVWLHQMEGIQFRTDNQIFKDEMQSFTAHIVNMIKEENLLAHQGGPIILTQIENEFGNVMGPYGAAGKKYVEWCAKMADSLNVGVPWIMCQQADAPQPMINTCNGFYCHNFKPNNANSPKMWTENWTGWFKKWGGRDPHRTAEDVSNAVALFFKNGGTLQNYYMYHGGTNFGRTAGGPYITTSYDYDAPLDEYGNLRQPKWGHLKALHLVLLSMENALVNGDVTTTDYGHGATATMYKPANGTAGCFLANQNGTTDVLITFQGLQYLVPAWSVSILPDCKNNVYNTAKIQAQTSIMVKKPNAAENEPAQLIWQWRAEKIKDTLKGQHGSFTSTQLLEQKMATGDTSDYLWYMTSVHMSKSDPIYSKHMTLRVNTTGYVLHAFVNGKLVGSQLGKSGNYIFEAPVTVKPKKNDITLLSATVGLPNYGAFFDKDPAGIVSGPVELVGNGNVSKDLSASQWSYKIGLNGYAQEVYSENPKHDPKWTTEALPLNRRMTWYKTTFKPPLGEEPVVVDLLGMGKGEAWVNGQSIGRFWPTFKAPSDGCGNCDYRGTYDPNRCTTGCGEPTQRWYHVPRSFLRSGDNTLILFEEMGGNPTQVNFQTVTVGTVCGMITERNKVELSCQGGRTISQIQFASYGDPQGKCGSFKKGICESSDAFSAIEKACVGKTSCSISAEDTTLGWTTCGVVENRLAVQAVCS, encoded by the exons ATGGTGAGGATCGAGATGGGCCATTTGGGATCTGGGCTCCTTTTTCTAGTTCTATCATGCCTATCTTATTCTCCATCCATCGCGACACAAGTTTCTCATGATGGGCGGGCCCTCACGATCGATGGTCAGCGCAGGTTGATCCTCTCCGGTTCGATCCACTATCCGCGTAGCACGGCGGAG ATGTGGCCCGATCTGATCCAGAAGGCGAAGGACGGTGGGCTCAACGCAATCGAAACGTACGTTTTCTGGAACATCCATGAGCCACGTCGTCGTGAG TATAATTTCCAGGGCAATCGTGACCTGATTAGGTTCATCAAGACCGTCCATCAAGCCGGGTTGTATTTCATTCTTCGAATTGGACCTTATGCCTGCGCTGAATGGAATTATGg AGGATTTCCTGTTTGGCTACACCAGATGGAAGGAATTCAGTTTAGAACTGATAATCAGATATTCAAG gaTGAAATGCAAAGTTTCACCGCTCATATAGTGAACATGATTAAGGAAGAGAATCTCTTggctcatcaaggtgggcccatcatccTCACACAG ATCGAGAATGAATTCGGAAATGTAATGGGCCCATACGGTGCTGCTGGGAAAAAATACGTCGAGTGGTGTGCGAAAATGGCAGATTCCCTTAATGTTGGGGTCCCATGGATCATGTGCCAACAAGCTGATGCACCACAACCAATG ATCAACACATGCAATGGATTTTACTGTCACAATTTCAAGCCAAACAATGCAAATAGTCCAAAAATGTGGACTGAGAATTGGACCGGCTG GTTTAAAAAATGGGGTGGAAGAGACCCACATAGGACTGCTGAAGATGTGTCCAATGCAGTTGCACTATTCTTCAAAAACGGTGGCACTTTGCAAAACTACTACATG TACCATGGAGGAACCAATTTCGGCCGTAcagcaggtgggccatacataacAACATCTTATGATTACGATGCTCCGCTTGATGAATATGGTAATTTGAGACAACCCAAGTGGGGCCATTTGAAGGCACTTCATTTAGTTCTTTTATCGATGGAGAATGCGCTTGTCAATGGTGATGTGACGACCACTGATTATGGACATGGTGCAACG GCGACAATGTATAAACCCGCCAATGGAACTGCCGGATGTTTCTTGGCTAATCAGAATGGTACGACTGACGTCCTGATCACCTTCCAAGGCCTCCAATATCTTGTTCCAGCATGGTCTGTTAGCATTCTTCCTGATTGTAAGAATAATGTCTACAATACGGCAAAG ATTCAAGCCCAGACATCTATTATGGTGAAGAAGCCTAATGCAGCTGAAAATGAACCGGCCCAGCTGATCTGGCAATGGCGGGCTGAGAAGATCAAGGATACACTGAAAGGGCAACATGGCTCCTTCACCTCTACACAACTTCTAGAACAAAAGATGGCTACTGGTGACACTAGTGACTATTTGTGGTACATGACAAG TGTACATATGAGCAAGAGCGATCCTATCTACAGCAAACACATGACATTACGTGTAAATACAACCGGATATGTTCTTCATGCTTTCGTCAATGGAAAGCTCGTCG GATCACAACTTGGTAAAAGTGGAAATTACATATTTGAGGCTCCCGTCACCGTAAAGCCCAAGAAAAATGATATTACCTTACTCAGCGCCACCGTCGGATTACCG AATTACGGTGCATTCTTCGACAAGGATCCGGCCGGAATAGTCAGTGGGCCAGTTGAATTGGTGGGAAATGGCAATGTTTCAAAGGATTTATCTGCAAgccagtggagctataag ATCGGGTTGAATGGCTATGCCCAAGAAGTCTACAGTGAGAATCCTAAACATGATCCCAAATGGACCACAGAAGCTCTTCCTCTTAATAGGAGGATGACTTGGTACAAG ACAACCTTCAAGCCTCCTCTTGGAGAAGAGCCTGTGGTGGTGGACTTACTAGGGATGGGAAAGGGAGAAGCATGGGTGAACGGCCAGAGCATCGGCCGATTCTGGCCCACCTTCAAAGCCCCATCGGACGGCTGCGGGAATTGCGACTACCGTGGGACTTATGATCCGAATAGATGCACGACCGGCTGCGGAGAGCCCACCCAGAGATG GTACCATGTGCCGCGATCGTTCCTGAGGTCGGGTGATAACACGTTGATTTTGTTTGAGGAAATGGGAGGGAATCCAACGCAGGTGAATTTCCAGACAGTAACGGTTGGGACAGTTTGTGGGATGATCACTGAGCGGAATAAAGTAGAATTATCGTGTCAGGGCGGCCGGACCATCTCTCAGATCCAGTTCGCCAGTTACGGGGACCCACAGGGCAAGTGCGGATCCTTCAAGAAAGGCATTTGCGAGTCCAGCGACGCCTTTTCGGCCATTGAGAAG GCATGTGTGGGAAAAACAAGCTGCTCGATCAGCGCTGAGGATACTACGTTGGGTTGGACCACATGCGGCGTCGTCGAA